A region from the Vicia villosa cultivar HV-30 ecotype Madison, WI linkage group LG3, Vvil1.0, whole genome shotgun sequence genome encodes:
- the LOC131660822 gene encoding subtilisin-like protease SBT1.7 has protein sequence MKMLIFKCLLMALLLVFSARFTIAEKKTRHPKRTYIVHMDKFNMPSSFDDHIQWYDSSLKSVSETAEMLYTYKHVAHGFSTRLTVEEADLLTKQPGILSIIPEVRYELHTTRTPEFLGLEKTTAFLVSSGKQSEVIVGVIDTGVWPELKSFDDTGLGPVRSSWKGECETGRNFNSSNCNKKLVGARFFAKAYEATFGPIDEKTESKSPRDDDGHGSHTSTTAAGSAVAGASLFGFASGTAKGMATQARVAAYKACWLGGCFTADIVAAIDKAIDDGVNILSMSLGGGLTDYYKDSVAMGTFAAIEHGILVSSSAGNSGPSQASLANVAPWLTTVGAGTIDRDFPAYITLGNGKRYNGVSLYNGKLPPNSLLPLVYAANVSLNSDSSDNLCSTGSLIPSKVSGKIVICDRGGNPRAEKSLVVKRAGGIGMILANNQDYGEELVADSYLLPAVALGEKASSEIKKYVASARNPTAKIAFGGTQLGVQPSPVVAAFSSRGPNILTPKILKPDLIAPGVNILAGWSGKAGPTGLSDDTRHVSFNIISGTSMSCPHVSGLAALIKGAHPEWSPAAIRSALMTTSYRTYKNGQTIQDIASGKPATPFDYGAGHVDPVAALDPGLVYDTTADDYLSFLCALNYTSFQIKLVARREFTCDKRIKYRVENLNYPSFAVSFDSASGGSHKPSTVQYKRILTNVGTSSTYKVSVSSQSPLIKIVVEPQTLSFKTLYEKKSYTVTFTSNSMSSGTTSFAHLEWSDGKHKVTSPIAFSWT, from the coding sequence ATGAAAATGCTGATTTTCAAGTGTCTTCTGATGGCTTTGCTGCTAGTTTTCTCTGCAAGATTTACTATAGCAGAAAAGAAAACACGGCATCCCAAAAGGACATACATAGTTCACATGGACAAGTTCAACATGCCCTCGAGTTTTGACGATCATATCCAATGGTATGATTCGTCGCTAAAATCAGTATCAGAAACTGCAGAGATGCTGTATACCTATAAACATGTAGCTCATGGATTCTCCACGAGGCTAACCGTTGAAGAAGCAGACTTACTCACAAAGCAACCGGGAATTCTCTCGATTATCCCTGAAGTTAGGTACGAGCTTCACACAACTCGAACACCGGAGTTCCTTGGATTGGAAAAAACAACAGCTTTTCTAGTTTCCTCTGGAAAACAAAGCGAGGTGATTGTTGGAGTAATAGATACGGGTGTATGGCCTGAACTGAAGAGTTTCGATGATACTGGACTTGGACCAGTACGCAGTAGCTGGAAAGGGGAATGTGAGACGGGTAGAAACTTCAACTCATCAAACTGTAACAAGAAACTTGTTGGTGCAAGGTTTTTTGCGAAAGCCTACGAGGCAACTTTTGGACCGATTGATGAAAAGACAGAATCAAAGTCACCAAGGGATGATGACGGACATGGAAGCCACACCTCAACTACAGCAGCAGGTTCTGCAGTTGCGGGAGCAAGCCTCTTTGGTTTTGCATCCGGGACAGCAAAAGGCATGGCCACACAAGCTCGGGTAGCTGCTTACAAAGCGTGTTGGCTTGGTGGGTGCTTTACAGCAGATATAGTTGCTGCAATTGACAAGGCCATCGATGACGGTGTCAACATACTTTCTATGTCTCTTGGTGGAGGTTTAACGGACTACTACAAAGACAGTGTGGCAATGGGTACTTTTGCAGCCATAGAACATGGAATACTAGTATCCAGTTCAGCAGGAAATAGTGGACCTAGTCAAGCATCTTTGGCTAATGTTGCACCATGGTTAACCACTGTGGGAGCTGGAACTATAGACCGTGATTTCCCTGCCTATATCACCCTTGGAAACGGGAAGAGATACAATGGCGTGTCTCTTTACAATGGAAAATTGCCACCAAATTCTCTACTGCCACTTGTTTATGCTGCTAATGTTAGCCTGAATTCGGATTCTAGTGATAACCTCTGTTCCACAGGTAGTTTGATTCCTAGTAAAGTTTCAGGAAAAATAGTGATATGTGACCGAGGAGGAAATCCTAGAGCCGAAAAGAGTTTGGTTGTCAAGCGTGCAGGAGGAATTGGGATGATTTTAGCAAACAATCAAGATTATGGTGAAGAGCTAGTTGCTGACTCCTATCTCCTCCCAGCAGTAGCTTTGGGAGAGAAAGCAAGCAGCGAAATAAAGAAGTATGTTGCTTCTGCTCGGAATCCAACCGCTAAAATTGCATTCGGCGGTACCCAATTAGGGGTTCAGCCATCCCCAGTGGTGGCTGCTTTCAGTTCTAGAGGACCAAATATACTCACGCCGAAAATACTCAAACCAGACCTCATAGCTCCAGGAGTCAACATTCTAGCTGGATGGTCTGGGAAAGCCGGACCAACTGGCTTGTCTGATGACACAAGGCATGTGAGCTTCAACATCATCTCCGGCACATCCATGTCATGCCCCCATGTAAGTGGGCTAGCTGCTCTTATTAAGGGCGCTCATCCTGAATGGAGTCCTGCAGCTATAAGGTCTGCTCTCATGACCACATCCTACAGAACCTACAAAAATGGGCAAACCATACAAGATATTGCTTCTGGGAAACCTGCTACACCATTTGACTATGGTGCTGGGCATGTGGATCCAGTAGCTGCTCTTGATCCTGGTCTTGTGTATGATACTACAGCAGATGACTACTTGAGCTTCCTCTGTGCCTTGAACTACACTTCATTTCAAATAAAGCTTGTTGCAAGAAGAGAGTTCACATGTGACAAAAGGATTAAATACAGAGTGGAAAATCTCAATTACCCTTCTTTTGCTGTTTCTTTTGACTCAGCTTCAGGCGGTTCTCACAAGCCAAGCACTGTCCAGTATAAAAGGATTCTGACTAACGTAGGGACCTCATCAACATATAAAGTTTCAGTGTCATCACAATCTCCTTTGATTAAGATTGTGGTTGAACCACAAACACTCAGTTTCAAGACATTGTACGAGAAGAAGAGCTATACTGTTACATTCACATCCAATTCAATGTCTTCTGGTACAACCAGCTTTGCTCATCTGGAATGGTCGGATGGGAAACATAAGGTCACTAGTCCCATTGCTTTCAGCTGGACTTGA
- the LOC131660823 gene encoding protein arginine N-methyltransferase 2-like, giving the protein MKEEELCKAAIKGETEKVTALIDSGADVTYFDGDGLTPLMHAAKHGHAPILNLLLSAGAPWNALSPSNLSAGDFAMQEGHQEAYELLLNAGIRSELVLGTIARKEKKNTDSGYDYLEDRVSFSEDKVMDSESKAVMMAWEKPLMEAHAKAVCLGGGHVLNIGFGMGLVDTAIQQYSPVKHTIVEAHPEVYERMLRDGWGEKENVRIVFGRWQDVLSQLETYDGIFFDTYGEYYDDLREFHQQLPVLLKPDGVYSFFNGLCGGNAFFHVVYCHLVSLELENLGYSTQLIPLPVKDCLGEQVWEGVKHRYWQLDTYYLPVCQSADDSE; this is encoded by the exons ATGAAGGAAGAAGAACTATGCAAGGCGGCGATTAAGGGTGAAACGGAGAAGGTAACGGCTCTTATTGACTCCGGCGCCGACGTTACCTATTTTGACGGCGATGGTCTCACTCCTCTTATGCACGCTGCAAAGCACGGCCATGCACCCATCCTCAACCTCCTTCTCTCCGCCGGCGCTCCTTGGAACGCTCTTTCTCCTTCCAACTTATCCGCCGGCGATTTCGCAATGCAAGAAGGTCACCAAGAAGCCTACGAGCTTCTCCTCAACGCCG GGATTCGATCTGAATTAGTGTTGGGAACAATTGCTAGGAAGGAAAAGAAAAACACTGATTCTGGATATGATTATTTGGAAGATAGGGTGAGTTTTAGTGAAGATAAAGTTATGGATTCTGAAAGTAAAGCTGTGATGATGGCATGGGAGAAACCGTTGATGGAGGCTCATGCTAAAGCTGTTTGTTTAGGAGGTGGTCATGTGCTCAATATTGGATTTGGAATGGGGCTTGTTGATACTGCTATACAGCAATATTCACCTGTGAAACACACCATTGTTGAGGCTCATCCGGAGGTGTATGAACGCATGCTTCGCGATGGTTGGGGTGAGAAGGAAAATGTTAGGATTGTTTTTGGGCGCTGGCAAGATGTTTTGTCTCAGCTTGAAACATATGATG gGATATTCTTTGACACCTATGGGGAGTACTACGATGATTTGAGAGAGTTCCACCAACAGCTCCCAGTATTGTTGAAACCGGATGGAGTTTACTCTTTCTTCAATGGTCTATGTGGTGGTAATGCATTTTTCCATGTTGTTTACTGCCACTTGGTATCTCTTGAGCTTGAGAATTTGGGGTATTCCACACAATTAATTCCTTTGCCTGTTAAGGATTGTTTGGGGGAACAAGTTTGGGAAGGTGTTAAACACAGATACTGGCAGCTTGATACATACTATCTCCCTGTTTGTCAGTCTGCTGATGACTCTGAGTGA
- the LOC131657783 gene encoding uncharacterized protein LOC131657783: MGDKLVKQILAKSIHLTDQVIKAADDSISFKLECWDIKSKSEKLSDFLQQAMMMSSELYERPLWLMFQQTEQVLNKALLLVIKCDTKKCFFFNVISAADFRKTSSQLQNSIDDISWLICISALDEYQVDNDFGIPPLVAYDPMLCFIWKQIARLCTGSLEDRSDAAASLASLANQSDSLGKMIIEEGGVGPLLKLMNDGNTQGQENATKAIGIIKVINSAIILIINANMRTWDQTKSEVAYNLTYSTLSRDVVNYIG, encoded by the coding sequence ATGGGTGACAAATTAGTGAAGCAAATACTTGCAAAGTCCATCCACCTGACAGACCAAGTAATCAAAGCAGCTGACGATTCAATATCTTTCAAACTTGAATGTTGGGACATCAAATCCAAATCTGAGAAACTATCTGATTTTCTCCAGCAAGCAATGATGATGAGCTCCGAGCTGTACGAGCGCCCCTTGTGGCTGATGTTCCAGCAAACAGAACAGGTACTCAACAAAGCCCTTTTGTTGGTAATTAAGTGCGACACAAAGAAGTGCTTCTTCTTCAACGTAATCTCAGCCGCTGATTTTCGTAAAACGTCCTCCCAACTTCAAAACTCTATCGACGATATTTCATGGTTAATATGTATCTCCGCCCTCGATGAATATCAAGTTGACAATGATTTCGGCATTCCTCCCTTAGTCGCTTATGACCCCATGCTCTGTTTCATTTGGAAACAGATTGCCAGACTCTGTACCGGCTCGCTGGAGGATCGCTCGGATGCGGCTGCTTCGCTTGCTTCACTAGCAAATCAAAGCGACAGTTTGGGAAAGATGATCATTGAAGAAGGAGGAGTGGGTCCACTTTTGAAGTTGATGAACGATGGTAACACACAAGGTCAGGAGAATGCTACAAAAGCCATTGGTATAATCAAAGTCATCAATTCAGCCATCATACTCATCATAAACGCAAATATGCGAACATGGGATCAAACAAAGTCGGAGGTGGCTTATAATTTAACCTATTCAACTCTAAGTCGAGATGTGGTGAATTATATCGGATGA
- the LOC131657784 gene encoding uncharacterized protein LOC131657784, producing the protein MGDKLVKQILAKSIHLTDQVIKAADESIGYKLECWDLKSNSEKLSDFLQQAMMMSSELYERPLWRIFEQTEQVLNKALLLVIKSGTKKCFFFNIISAADFRKTSSQLQNSIDDISWLICISALDEYQVDNDFGIPPLVAYDPMLCFIWKQIARLCTGSLEDRSDAAASLASLANQSDRFGKMIIEEGGVGPLLKLMKDGNREGQENAAKAIGIIKVINSAIILITNANMRTWEQTKPEVSYNLTYSTLSQDAVNYI; encoded by the coding sequence ATGGGTGACAAATTAGTGAAGCAAATACTTGCAAAGTCGATCCACCTGACAGACCAAGTAATCAAAGCAGCTGACGAATCAATAGGTTACAAACTAGAATGCTGGGACCTCAAATCCAACTCTGAGAAACTATCTGATTTTCTCCAGCAAGCAATGATGATGAGCTCCGAGCTGTACGAGCGCCCCTTGTGGCGGATTTTTGAGCAAACAGAACAGGTACTCAACAAAGCCCTTTTGTTGGTAATTAAAAGCGGCACAAAGAAGTGCTTCTTCTTCAACATAATCTCAGCCGCTGATTTTCGTAAAACGTCCTCCCAACTTCAAAACTCTATCGACGATATTTCATGGTTAATATGTATCTCCGCCCTCGATGAATATCAAGTTGACAATGATTTCGGCATTCCTCCCTTAGTCGCTTATGACCCCATGCTCTGTTTCATTTGGAAACAGATTGCCAGACTCTGTACCGGCTCGCTGGAGGATCGTTCGGATGCGGCTGCTTCGCTTGCTTCACTAGCAAATCAAAGCGACCGTTTCGGAaaaatgataattgaagaaggaggagtaggTCCCCTTTTGAAGTTGATGAAGGATGGGAACAGAGAAGGCCAAGAGAATGCTGCAAAAGCCATTGGTATAATCAAAGTCATCAATTCAGCCATCATACTCATCACAAACGCAAACATGCGAACATGGGAACAAACAAAGCCGGAGGTGTCTTATAATTTAACCTATTCAACTCTTAGTCAAGATGCGGTGAATTATATTTGA